The nucleotide sequence ACCAACGGAATGAAAAGCATATCCTATACCACTAATTTTACGGCTACGGGATCGAGCGGGGTTTGTTGGAGCCAAGACATACACTGTGGTACGGTTAATATTTTTACGCATTGCCCAGGCGGTTGTGTCGGTCCGGTAATCGAAGATTTTACCGCTGAAAGGATTACGGCCGGATGGACGGATGAAACCATGTCTACGACGGTTGTGCTCGACGAGAATACCGACGGTATCAAAAAGTATTTGGCGGGAGATCAAATGAAAGTGACCACCAAGGCCTCCATTAACAATGTTTCCCTCGATAACCTTTATTTCGACCTTACTTATAATACGGCCAGTGCCGCTGCAGGAGGTGCGGGAATAATTACCTTGGTCGATTCTAAAATTACGATCAATGATACCCCGTCTACATCCCAATCGGGAGTTTTGGCGAATGCCCCTGTTTTGACCACCAACGGTTCCACGGAACACCTTTTGACCTTTGACCTAAGCGACGATCGAAGTTTGATAGGTCCGGGTTACGAATATGAAGGCGACGCTACAGAGAGCGATGTGGTCGAACTGGAACTGATCTTTGAGTTCAGTAAAGATTTTCAAGTTGTCGATTATTTTGAGCTTACCAACTTCAGGGGAGAGTTTTATGCCTATACGGATTCCGCACATACGGAAGCGAACAGGGTAGGTTGTGATACTTGGGGCGATCGCGCCTATTACTCCAGACCCAATATTTATGGCAGTAACCAAACCCGATCGGGCGAGGGCTGTACGCCTTCACTGGGCTATATGTACTTTACACATAATATGTCACCTAGCGACATGTTTGCCGATGAGTACCGCCCTATGACCATTTGGGAGTCCACGGTCGTAGATATCCCCGAAGGGGCAAGGTTTACCGGTAACGTTACGTCCAACGCTTTCAGCAGCAACAACTATTCTACCGCAACGGGCGAGTTTGTTGCAACGGAGAGCAACGGACAGGTGATAATAACACCGGGACCGAATTTTGTGAACAGGGACCAAACGGGCTTGGTGTACCAAAGGTTCGAGGTAGAGTTTGTGGGTACCTGCAATTCGCCTACGGAGGCTTCGTACGATTATACGATCAACTATCAGGATTTTGCCTATGCAAGCCCTGTCAGTACGAGTTTTACGAATACCAATAAATTCAGCTATACACAGCCTACCTTTATTGTGCAATCTCCCTTGCCTACGGTCAACGGAGACGCCTATAAAGTAGATTTCGACGTAAATATTAGCAATACGAGTCCCCAGGATATCGACTACAACTGGTTACAGGTTACGGTACCCGTGGGAATAAACATTACCGATGCCTTCAGTGTTTCCGGAGGTGTCGAGACTGCGGTCAATTTTTATCAGGCAGGGGATAAAACATGGATAGAGGCCGGGGCCATAGCTTCTGGCGCTACCAAATCGATTCGCTTTAAGGGCGATTTTGAGGATTGCTCCGATCTAACGGTCTTGGTAGAACATGGATGGGATTGTTTGGGCTATCCAGGGTATCCCGATACCCATGTCGATGTATCCGATTTTCAGGCGGTCGGTGCGTCTTGCTATCAGAATTCGACCTCCATTACCTTGGAACCTAAAAATGCACAGGTTCAGATAGGTATTACCGATCAGCCCGTGTCATCACAAGATTTGTGTACCCCTTTTCATGTAGAATTGGACATCATAAGTGCGCAATTGGCCGACTTGGTCAATCCGAGATTGGAATTTGCCATTCCCGGAGGTGCTACAGGTATCGATATTGTGGAAGCCGAGGTAGAATATCCCAAAAATTCGGGTAATTCCGAAACGGTAAGCGTTACCATTACCGATGGGACGGCAACGGTAAACCTGATGGAACATTCGGGTATTGCCGCCATAAGCGGTATTGCCGGTAATCCGGCCAATAATTCGGTCGACGACCGAACTGCACATGTAGACCTTGAGCTGCAGTTGATGTGCGATTTTATTTCCAACTCACCACTTACCTTTAAGGTATATGGTGAGAGTCCGTGTGGCGACCCGGCTTTTGGCAATGGTTCCCGTGTGGTTTCCGATGCGATAGAGGCAACGGGGGCCGTGGCACCCTATGACGCTTTAAGCACCATTAACCTACCAGGTTTTGGAGCCCCGATCCAAGGGTGTGGCGTTACCGAAACCATAAATGTGGAGACTTTGATAGCCGGTTCCAATAGCACCGGGGCTTCCGATTATGCCTTGATTGAGCTAAGGCCGGGCATTGAATATGTCGATGCTTCGTTTACAGGTACGGGAACCCATGTGGCAACCTTTGAATCTGTTACGACCGTGGGCGACCATCAAGAGATTATTATAAAATATCCGGCCGGGGTAGCACCGGGCGAGAGCATTTCCTTCGACTTTGATTTTATAACGACCAATGAAGGTATTTGCGATGATACCGAAGAAATACATATTACAAATTATGTAACGGTAGGTACCATGTCTTGCGGGGGCACTGCCTGTTCCGAATTTCAGGTATCCACAGGGTTCTCGTACGAGACCATGCCTTTGGAGAAACCGGTTTTGGCGGGCACCGCGAACGACAGCTTCTTTACGGTAGATACCGGCAATAACTACGAATATAACTTGTCGATAGATATAGAGAACCTCAGTGCCTTGGATGCCGCTGCTGGTTATACCTATAATGTGTACTGTGCCGATGTAAACGGGGAAATTTTGGGAGCCGCCATTGCCACGGGAACGGTCGCTTCTACGGTACCAAATTCTTCGACTATTGTCGAGGAAATCGTGTTTACCACTGCGGGTGCCGCTTGTTCGGGCAACAACCTTATCGTAGAGTTTCTGCCTTCAAGTACCAACTGTCAATGTGAGGCCATACAGATTGAGGTTCCGGTAGTTTCCGGTGCTCCGCTGAATTTGGACAACGATAACGATGGTATTCCCGATGTGATAGAGGTATATAACGGGGATGCCGATGGCGACGGGGTTTTGGACTATGAGGATCCGGATTTCTGTGCTGCCAATTTTGATGGCGTCGACGGATGGGATTGCGCCACCATGGGCTTGCCAGACCCCGATGCTGATTTGGATGGCGATGGAACCCCCAATTATTACGATACCGATTTCCCTGCCTGTGGCGGACTGAACGCCAATGGGGTTTGTATCAATTTTGATACGGATGGAGACGGGGTTCCCAACCATTTGGACTTGGATTCCGATAACGACGGTATTACCGATATCGTTGAGTTGGGAGAAGGAAATAAAGATGCCGATGGCGATGGGGTATTGGATAACCTAACCGATGTGGATAACGACGGACTTGCGGATGTTGTCGATAACGATACGACAGATGGTCCCGAAGGTAGTGTTCCATGTACGCCGCAAATCGGTTGTGTACAGACCAATTCCACTTCGAATATTTTTGACACGGACGGCGATGGTACAACTGATAATTCGGGAGATTTCGACGGGGACGGAATTATTAATGCTTACGATTTGGATAGTGATAACGACGGTATTCTGGATACGGTCGAGGCACAGGCCACAAGTAGCTTTAACGCTCCAGGAGCAATCGATCCGGCAACGGGCATTCCCGTGGTGGGGACCGATACCGATGGCATTGATCCCATCGATACCGATGGTGATGGTAACCCTGATTACCTAGACCTCGATGCCGATAACGACGGTGTTACCGATACATTGGAAGCCGGTGGTGCCGATACCGATGGCGATGGGGCCATTGATGGTTTTACCGATGCCGATGGCAATGGTGTTGCCGATAGTGTGGATGCTACACCGCTGCCTGATGGGGATTCTGATAATGACGGTGTTTTAGACCGATTGGATCTGGACTCCGATAACGATGGTATCCCCGATGTAACCGAAGCTGGAGGCGTCGATGGCGATGGCGATGGTATCATAGATACGTTTATGACCGATGCCGATAATGATGGTCTTGCCGATAGTGTAGACCCTGTAGGGCCTGCTACGGCGGGTACGCCCTTGGAAAATCCGGATACCGATGGCGATGGTTTGGATGATCGATTGGACCTCGATTCCGATAACGACGGTATTCCCGATGTGCTTGAAGCTGGAGGTACGGATCCCGACAACGATGGTAGGATCGGTACAGGGGCCATAGCGGATGATGACGGCGACGGACTTTCGAATATTGTGGATACGGACGATAATACCACCCAAGGTACTCCGGGTGATGGCGGGGGAACTGCCTTGCCGATATCTGATTTTGACGGCGATGGCCTACCCGATTATTTGGATATTGATTCTGATAACGATGGCATTACCGATACTACCGAGGCCGGGGGTACGGACGTGGACGGTGACGGAAGGATCGATGGTTTCGATGATACGACGACTACCGACGGTTGGGACGATGCTACGGCAGCTTCTCCCTTACTAATTCCTGATACCGATGAGGACGGTAAATCGGATTACTTGGACATCGATGCCGATGATGACGGTATTCCCGACAATGTAGAGGCACAGACAACAGCAGGTTATGTGGCCCCGGCCAATGCAGAGGCTACCAATGGATTGGATACCAATTATCCAACCGGACTGACCCCTGTAGATACGGATGGCGACCTAATTCCTGATTACTTAGACCCTGATTCCGATAACGATGGGGTGTACGATGTGTTCGAGGCAGGGCAAGGTATCATTATGGATCCTTTGGCCGACAGCGATAACGATGGACTGAACGATGCCTTTGACGATACGCCCGGTAATGATGTCAACAACGACCTGGATATAGGGGCCCTTGCTACCGATAATGTAGACGACCTAGATCCGAACGAGGTAGACTTTAGGTCAATATTGGATACCGATGGCGATGGTATTATGGATACGGTCGATATCGATGACGATAATGACGGAATTTTGGATGTGGATGAAAATAATTGTAGCTATATCACTACCAGTCAAACCTTACATTCGAATATTAGTACTTTACAAAGTGCCAATGCCGTAGTGGAAGCTGGGGTAAAATACTTCTTCGACATCGAGAACGTGGCTACCGGAGGTATTCTGACCGGAGTGGCCCAAGATGGAGTTTTCGAAGGAAGGACCATCAATGTTTACTTGACCGAGCCTGCTCGGGGAGGGGCGACAATTAATGGCAGTACGGCCGTTTATTATTCCGATTTCACCCAAAATACGGTAGATCCATCGAGTGGGGGAATCGTAAACAATGGCTATTACCTGTTCTACGCCATTGTAGATTTGAACGGAAACGGAACTTATGAAGACGGTGTGGACGAACTGTTGGGGCCTGTAGATCCCTTGGTGCCCACAAGTATTCCGGTATCAACGAATAGCGGATCCTTATATTTCTATTACAACGACGGACAGTTCGATGACAACCTGGCCAACATAACTTACGGAATTAAGACCGAGAATTGTGATACCGATGGGGATGGTATTCCCGATAGTATTGATTTGGATTCCGATAACGATGGTATTCCCGATATAACCGAAGCCGGAGGTACCGATACCGATGGTGACGGACGTGTAGACTACCCGACTCCCGGTGATCCAACTTCTATGGTCGATGCCAATAACGATGGTTTGGCCGATGAATTTGAAACCAACCCGCTTCCGGACGAAGATTCCGATAACGATGGGGTAAAGGATAGATTGGATCTGGATTCCGATAACGATGGTATCCCCGATGTAACCGAAGCGGGCGGATCGGATGCCGACGGAGATGGAGTTATCGATACCCATGCTACGGATACTGACCATGACGGTCTGGCCGATAGCGTAGACCCTGTTGGTCCGGCTACCTCGGGTACACCTTTGGAAAATCCGGATACCGATGGTGATGGAAGGGATGATCGATTGGATACGGATTCGGATAACGATGGTATTTCCGATGTAACCGAAGCAGGTGGTTCAGACCCTGATAACGATGGTATCATTGGTACCGGACCTATTGAGGATGCCGATGGTGACGGACTTTCTGATATAGTGGATACGGATGGCACTGGTACGGCACTACCGATAGATGATTTTGATGGGGACAATGTACCCAACCATTTAGACCTGGATTCCGACAACGACGGTATCCTCGACGTCCTCGAATCGGGCAACGGAGCCTTGGATACGAACAACGACGGTATGATCGATAGCAACGATACCGGCTTCGCGGATGCGGACAACAACGGTCAGGCCGATAGCTCCGAGGGTACCACACCGGTGAACACCGATGGTACGGGCAACCCCGACTACCTCGATATCGACGCCGATGACGACGGTATTCCCGACAACGTGGAGGCGCAGCCTACAACGGGTTATGAGGCTCCTGACAACACCTTCGATGCCAATGGAGTGGATACGAACTATCCGAATGGTATCACGCCTGAGGACACCGATGGTGACGGTACGCCCGATTATTTGGATGCCGATTCCGATGATGATGGATATTCAGATGTAGTGGAGGCCGGACAAGGTAGCCTTACAGGTACGGACACCGATGGAGATGGTCTCGACGACGGCTTCGACGATACCCCGGGCAACGACGTGAACAACGATTTGGATGCCGGTGCCATCGATACGGATAATGATGACGATACAAATACCGATGAGGTTGATTTTAGGTCGATTTTGGACCACGACCAAGACGGTATTCCAGATACGGTGGACCTCGACGACGATAACGACGGCATTGCCGACGTGGACGAGTCCAAGGGCACCGACCCAAGTGCGGACGACGACAACGACGGCGTTCCGAACTACTTGGACGATGACCCTGCCGATCCAACGATCGGGGACGACAATGGAATGGTGGAGCCGGACTTCGACTTTGACGGTGACGGCATACCGAACCACTTCGATTTGGATAGCGACAACGACGGTATCCTCGACGTCCTAGAATCGGGCAACGGAGATTTGGATACGAACAACGACGGTATGATCGATAGCAACGATACCGGCTTCGCGGATGCGGACAACAACGGCCAGGCCGACAGCTCCGAGGGTACCACACCGGTGAACACCGATGGTACGGGCAACCCCGACTACCTCGACATCGACGCCGATGACGACGGTACTCCCGACAACGTGGAGGCGCAGCCTACAACGGGTTACGTAGCTCCCGCGGATGCCTTCGATGCGAACGGAGTGGATACGAACTATCCGGGAGGATTGGTGCCCGAGGACACCGATGGTGACGGTACGCCCGATTATTTGGATGCCGACTCCGATAATGATGGTATCGACGATGTACTGGAAGCCGGTCAGGGCACCCTTACAGGTACGGACAGTGATAACGACGGTCTTGACGACGGCTTCGACGATACCCCGGGCCACGACGTGAACAACGATTTGGATACTGGGGCCGACGGAACCGATAATGAAGACGATGCCGACCTAACGGAAGTGGACTTTAGATCGGTACTTGACCACGACCAAGATGGTATTCCAGATACGGTGGACCTCGATGACGATAACGACGGCATTGCCGACGTGGACGAGTCCAAGGGCACCGATCCAAGTGCGGACGACGACAACGACGGCGTTCCGAACTACTTGGACGATGACCCTGCCGATCCAACGATCGGGGACGACAATGGAATGGTGGAGCCGGACTTCGACTTTGACGGTGACGGCATACCGAACCACTTCGATTTGGATTCCGACAACGACGGTATCCTCGACGTCCTAGAATCGGGCAACGGAGATTTGGATACGAACAACGACGGTATGATCGATAGCAACGATACCGGCTTCGCGGATGCGGACAACAACGGCCAGGCCGATAGCTCCGAGGGTACCACACCGGTGAACACCGATGGTACGGGCAACCCCAACTACCTCGATATCGACGCCGATGACGACGGTATTCCCGACAACGTGGAGGCGCAGCCTACAACGGGTTATGAGGCTCCTGACAACACCTTCGATGCCAACGGAGTGGATACGAACTATCCAAACGGTATCACACCCGTGGACACCGATGGTGACGGTACACCCGATTATTTGGATGCCGACTCCGATGATGATGGATATTCAGATGTAGTGGAGGCCGGACAAGGTAGCCTTACAGGTACGGACAGCGATAACGACGGTCTTGACGACGGCTTCGACGATACCCCGGGCCACGACGTGAACAACGATTTGGATACTGGGGCCGACGGAACCGATAATGAAGACGATGCCGACCTAACGGAAGTGGACTTTAGATCGGTACTTGACCACGACCAAGATGGTATTCCAGATACGGTGGACCTCGATGACGATAACGACGGCATTGCCGACGTGGACGAGTCCAAGGGCACCGATCCAAGTGCGGACGACGACAACGACGGCGTTCCGAACTACTTGGACGATGACCCTGCCGATCCAACGATCGGGGACGACAATGGAATGGTGGAGCCGGACTTCGACTTTGACGGTGACGGCATACCGAACCACTTCGATTTGGATTCCGACAACGACGGTATCCTCGACGTCCTAGAATCGGGCAACGGAGATTTGGATACGAACAACGACGGTATGATCGATAGCAACGATACCGGCTTCGCGGATGCGGACAACAACGGCCAGGCCGATAGCTCCGAGGGTACCACACCGGTGAACACCGATGGTACGGGCAACCCCGACTACCTCGATATCGACGCCGATGACGACGGTATTCCCGACAATGTGGAGGCGCAGCCTACAACGGGTTATGTAGTTCCCGCGGATGCCTTTGATGCCAACGGAGTGGATACGAACTATCCTAACGGTATCACACCTGAGGACACCGATGGTGACGGTACGCCCGATTATTTGGATGCCGACTCCGACAATGATGGTATTCTGGATATTGAAGAAGCAGGACAAGGCAGCCTTACGGGAACCGACAGCGATAACGACGGTCTTGACGACGGCTTCGACGATACCCCGGGCAACGACGTGAACAACGATTTGGATACTGGGGCCGACGGAACCGATAATGATGATGACCCAACAACTCCTGAAGTAGACTTTAGGGAGATGGGAGATAGTGATGGCGACGGCGTACTTGATACCCAAGAAGAGGCCGATGGTACCGATCCGAACAATCCTTGTGATTACGTAATCGAGCATGTTACCTTGGATTTCTCTGGCGATTACCTAGTTGCCGATTGTGACGGGGACGGGGTAACCAATGGTCAAGAGTTGGAAGACGGGACCAATCCGGAAGATCCATGTGATTACGATGAGGCTAGCATAAGCTTGGAGCAAGGAGGCGATTATCTGATCTCCGATTGTGATGAAGATGGTCTGACCACTTCACAAGAAGAGGCCATAGGCACGGATCCGAACAATGCCGATACCGATGGGGATACAATCCCCGATGGCCAGGAACTGGAGGACGGTACCGATCCCTTGAATCCTTGTGATTCCATAAATGGAGTACCTACCTTGGAAGCAGGCTGTGATCCGGAATTGGTAGAGACCGGCATTTCGGTCACCAACGAGATCATAACACCGGACAACGACGGGGTAAACGACTACTTCGAGATCGACAACATCGAGTCGTTCCCGAACAACAAGGTACAGATCTACAACCGTTGGGGCGTACTGGTGTACGAGATGTCGGGCTACGACAACGGTCCCGCTTCCTTTAGGGGCGTCTCCAACGGAAGGGCGACGATCCAAGTGGATTCCAAATTGCCTGTAGGGGTGTACTTCTATGTGATCAAATACGAAAACAAGGGAGAATACCTGAGCAAGGCAGGTTACCTATATGTCAACAGATAAATTTCCTCCAATACAAACGATAAACATGAAAAAACTAGTTATAGCGGTCCTGTCGATTTTTGCCGGCCTTGTCTCGGCCCGTGCCCAGCAGGACGCCCAGTACACACAGTATATGTACAATACGATTGCGGTGAACCCGGCCTATGCGGGTTCCCGGGGCGTGTTCAGCATTGCGGCCCTGCACCGCTCGCAGTGGGTGGGCCTCGAGGGGGCGCCTACCTCCCAGACCCTGAACTTCCATACCCCGGTATCGAACTCGGTGGGCCTGGGCCTCTCGGTGGTGAATGACGAAATCGGCAACGGCACCAACCAGGATACCTATATCGACGGGGTTTTTTCCTATACGGTGCACACCTCGGAGGAAGGGAAGCTGTCCTTCGGCCTGAAGGCGGGAGGCCACCTTTTGAACATCGACTTCTCGAAGCTGAGGAACTACGGTGCGGAGAGCAACCTGCCCAACATCGACAACAAGTTCGCGCCCAATTTCGGGGCAGGGGTATACTACCATACGGAGCGTTTCTATGCGGGACTATCGGTGCCGAACTTTTTACAGACGGAGCACTTCGACAATTCCAACACCGACAGCAGTTCTTTTCTGGCGGAGGAGCGTATG is from Zobellia galactanivorans and encodes:
- a CDS encoding T9SS type B sorting domain-containing protein, with protein sequence MKFSLKTGILAVVLTFVYAINSNAQLENNRYKVDVNPQDLATCGGVNNSLEEVTILGKNANCHDFSITFDLPLGIEYVSGTVTITAQSGSGDYVISEGGTSSDPIFTILRPNDENWQVNDVVTFTFERSANCDAVEFSGSGGIFKDAYTINFQDAGGANSDSESDPPSYDLMAASLNISSIPTINANVGQTYVRDIVIAQGGNGCTESFTYYVNIGEDVRDGYSLSYNGTPLKTISEVDGVYTYNIDLNVSPFEKAVGNINSCFENGETIVLQEEFRVDDCIDTAVVHNAYWGCSPGETCQAASPQTGSLNFGTSVPAIALTKVGSTTPDLCNAVTYTVKIENTKTTEGSMALDVGINLGMGHNTSAVTTKYTNPLWDFDYYNTRQVSNFRFGTNASFEPGTKPSTSYPGRGSGNTISIPPNFFTSDPDGPNYGFDDLDKDGFYDDLPPNASTELSFDFEISPRDVCGTGRYDYMGWEHTYFDVYFKDQCKGDRVPERIDLNYFNILRDYQSVTEIEAPTDITNNEDFTLKIAPSIYAGGSGRPTIDGDAIFSNKASSLWTITIDVPAGMELQASASPDFSQSGSQITYTTTNMSGNTFKEWVEFPLTYTCGTNGMKSISYTTNFTATGSSGVCWSQDIHCGTVNIFTHCPGGCVGPVIEDFTAERITAGWTDETMSTTVVLDENTDGIKKYLAGDQMKVTTKASINNVSLDNLYFDLTYNTASAAAGGAGIITLVDSKITINDTPSTSQSGVLANAPVLTTNGSTEHLLTFDLSDDRSLIGPGYEYEGDATESDVVELELIFEFSKDFQVVDYFELTNFRGEFYAYTDSAHTEANRVGCDTWGDRAYYSRPNIYGSNQTRSGEGCTPSLGYMYFTHNMSPSDMFADEYRPMTIWESTVVDIPEGARFTGNVTSNAFSSNNYSTATGEFVATESNGQVIITPGPNFVNRDQTGLVYQRFEVEFVGTCNSPTEASYDYTINYQDFAYASPVSTSFTNTNKFSYTQPTFIVQSPLPTVNGDAYKVDFDVNISNTSPQDIDYNWLQVTVPVGINITDAFSVSGGVETAVNFYQAGDKTWIEAGAIASGATKSIRFKGDFEDCSDLTVLVEHGWDCLGYPGYPDTHVDVSDFQAVGASCYQNSTSITLEPKNAQVQIGITDQPVSSQDLCTPFHVELDIISAQLADLVNPRLEFAIPGGATGIDIVEAEVEYPKNSGNSETVSVTITDGTATVNLMEHSGIAAISGIAGNPANNSVDDRTAHVDLELQLMCDFISNSPLTFKVYGESPCGDPAFGNGSRVVSDAIEATGAVAPYDALSTINLPGFGAPIQGCGVTETINVETLIAGSNSTGASDYALIELRPGIEYVDASFTGTGTHVATFESVTTVGDHQEIIIKYPAGVAPGESISFDFDFITTNEGICDDTEEIHITNYVTVGTMSCGGTACSEFQVSTGFSYETMPLEKPVLAGTANDSFFTVDTGNNYEYNLSIDIENLSALDAAAGYTYNVYCADVNGEILGAAIATGTVASTVPNSSTIVEEIVFTTAGAACSGNNLIVEFLPSSTNCQCEAIQIEVPVVSGAPLNLDNDNDGIPDVIEVYNGDADGDGVLDYEDPDFCAANFDGVDGWDCATMGLPDPDADLDGDGTPNYYDTDFPACGGLNANGVCINFDTDGDGVPNHLDLDSDNDGITDIVELGEGNKDADGDGVLDNLTDVDNDGLADVVDNDTTDGPEGSVPCTPQIGCVQTNSTSNIFDTDGDGTTDNSGDFDGDGIINAYDLDSDNDGILDTVEAQATSSFNAPGAIDPATGIPVVGTDTDGIDPIDTDGDGNPDYLDLDADNDGVTDTLEAGGADTDGDGAIDGFTDADGNGVADSVDATPLPDGDSDNDGVLDRLDLDSDNDGIPDVTEAGGVDGDGDGIIDTFMTDADNDGLADSVDPVGPATAGTPLENPDTDGDGLDDRLDLDSDNDGIPDVLEAGGTDPDNDGRIGTGAIADDDGDGLSNIVDTDDNTTQGTPGDGGGTALPISDFDGDGLPDYLDIDSDNDGITDTTEAGGTDVDGDGRIDGFDDTTTTDGWDDATAASPLLIPDTDEDGKSDYLDIDADDDGIPDNVEAQTTAGYVAPANAEATNGLDTNYPTGLTPVDTDGDLIPDYLDPDSDNDGVYDVFEAGQGIIMDPLADSDNDGLNDAFDDTPGNDVNNDLDIGALATDNVDDLDPNEVDFRSILDTDGDGIMDTVDIDDDNDGILDVDENNCSYITTSQTLHSNISTLQSANAVVEAGVKYFFDIENVATGGILTGVAQDGVFEGRTINVYLTEPARGGATINGSTAVYYSDFTQNTVDPSSGGIVNNGYYLFYAIVDLNGNGTYEDGVDELLGPVDPLVPTSIPVSTNSGSLYFYYNDGQFDDNLANITYGIKTENCDTDGDGIPDSIDLDSDNDGIPDITEAGGTDTDGDGRVDYPTPGDPTSMVDANNDGLADEFETNPLPDEDSDNDGVKDRLDLDSDNDGIPDVTEAGGSDADGDGVIDTHATDTDHDGLADSVDPVGPATSGTPLENPDTDGDGRDDRLDTDSDNDGISDVTEAGGSDPDNDGIIGTGPIEDADGDGLSDIVDTDGTGTALPIDDFDGDNVPNHLDLDSDNDGILDVLESGNGALDTNNDGMIDSNDTGFADADNNGQADSSEGTTPVNTDGTGNPDYLDIDADDDGIPDNVEAQPTTGYEAPDNTFDANGVDTNYPNGITPEDTDGDGTPDYLDADSDDDGYSDVVEAGQGSLTGTDTDGDGLDDGFDDTPGNDVNNDLDAGAIDTDNDDDTNTDEVDFRSILDHDQDGIPDTVDLDDDNDGIADVDESKGTDPSADDDNDGVPNYLDDDPADPTIGDDNGMVEPDFDFDGDGIPNHFDLDSDNDGILDVLESGNGDLDTNNDGMIDSNDTGFADADNNGQADSSEGTTPVNTDGTGNPDYLDIDADDDGTPDNVEAQPTTGYVAPADAFDANGVDTNYPGGLVPEDTDGDGTPDYLDADSDNDGIDDVLEAGQGTLTGTDSDNDGLDDGFDDTPGHDVNNDLDTGADGTDNEDDADLTEVDFRSVLDHDQDGIPDTVDLDDDNDGIADVDESKGTDPSADDDNDGVPNYLDDDPADPTIGDDNGMVEPDFDFDGDGIPNHFDLDSDNDGILDVLESGNGDLDTNNDGMIDSNDTGFADADNNGQADSSEGTTPVNTDGTGNPNYLDIDADDDGIPDNVEAQPTTGYEAPDNTFDANGVDTNYPNGITPVDTDGDGTPDYLDADSDDDGYSDVVEAGQGSLTGTDSDNDGLDDGFDDTPGHDVNNDLDTGADGTDNEDDADLTEVDFRSVLDHDQDGIPDTVDLDDDNDGIADVDESKGTDPSADDDNDGVPNYLDDDPADPTIGDDNGMVEPDFDFDGDGIPNHFDLDSDNDGILDVLESGNGDLDTNNDGMIDSNDTGFADADNNGQADSSEGTTPVNTDGTGNPDYLDIDADDDGIPDNVEAQPTTGYVVPADAFDANGVDTNYPNGITPEDTDGDGTPDYLDADSDNDGILDIEEAGQGSLTGTDSDNDGLDDGFDDTPGNDVNNDLDTGADGTDNDDDPTTPEVDFREMGDSDGDGVLDTQEEADGTDPNNPCDYVIEHVTLDFSGDYLVADCDGDGVTNGQELEDGTNPEDPCDYDEASISLEQGGDYLISDCDEDGLTTSQEEAIGTDPNNADTDGDTIPDGQELEDGTDPLNPCDSINGVPTLEAGCDPELVETGISVTNEIITPDNDGVNDYFEIDNIESFPNNKVQIYNRWGVLVYEMSGYDNGPASFRGVSNGRATIQVDSKLPVGVYFYVIKYENKGEYLSKAGYLYVNR
- a CDS encoding PorP/SprF family type IX secretion system membrane protein; the encoded protein is MKKLVIAVLSIFAGLVSARAQQDAQYTQYMYNTIAVNPAYAGSRGVFSIAALHRSQWVGLEGAPTSQTLNFHTPVSNSVGLGLSVVNDEIGNGTNQDTYIDGVFSYTVHTSEEGKLSFGLKAGGHLLNIDFSKLRNYGAESNLPNIDNKFAPNFGAGVYYHTERFYAGLSVPNFLQTEHFDNSNTDSSSFLAEERMNLYLITGYVFDMNQRWKFKPAALVKAVKGAPLQIDLSASFLFNDKFSLGAAYRWDAAVSALFGFQLSDQLMLGLAYDREVTDLGAARFNDGSFEIFLRYEFLTRYKRVLTPRFF